The following are from one region of the Fusarium keratoplasticum isolate Fu6.1 chromosome 4, whole genome shotgun sequence genome:
- a CDS encoding FAD-binding PCMH-type domain-containing protein: MRLSLILAPQVPLFHLLLFISYFIDMGSGTSTPIRDCLDAVCANRPDCVRYPGENLFFPWAIPFNLEFPVTPAAVLRPRTAIDVSGAVKCAKENGFKVQARSGGHSYGNFGLGGVDGAVVLDLRNLKNFTMDHSTWQASIGGGMHLGELDAHLHANGGRAMAHGTCSSVGVGGHFTIGGLGPISRLWGTSLDHVVQVEVVTADGTIRTASQTENTDLFWALRGAGANFGIVTKFVVKTHPEPNGIVEYSYNFAFGTPGNMSTLYRDWQALIADPTLDRRFASLFVVQPLGVLITGTFFGTDAEYRASGIPDRLPGAKDGAIWLTNWMGHLLHEAERVGCAAMSLPTAFYTKSLALRRKDRLNETAVSDIFAFLENKKSQTAPFVILFNTEGGATADTAGNATAYPHRDKIMMYQSYGAGVGKVSDSTRSLLDGVHERILRAAPGARSTYAGYVDGWMNRTAAQNLYWADNLERLTRVKRTWDPEDVFSNPQGVEPADHET; this comes from the exons ATGCGTTTATCACTGATCCTAGCCCCTCAAGTTcctctcttccatcttttACTCTTCATATCCTACTTTATCGACATGGGGAGCGGCACCAGCACGCCCATTCGTGACTGCCTCGATGCCGTCTGTGCAAACCGCCCCGACTGCGTCAGATATCCTGGTGaaaacctcttcttcccttggGCGATACCGTTCAATCTCGAGTTTCCAGTGACCCCGGCGGCAGTTCTTCGACCCAGGACTGCCATCGATGTCTCGGGAGCGGTCAAATGCGCAAAGGAAAACGGATTCAAGGTCCAGGCAAGATCTGGCGGTCACTCATACGG CAATTTTGGCCTCGGGGGGGTTGACGGAGCTGTAGTGCTTGATCTGAGGAACCTCAAAAACTTCACTATGGACCACTCGACGTGGCAAGCGTCAATCGGTGGAGGGATGCATCTTGGAGAACTAGACGCGCATCTTCATGCCAATGGTGGAAGGGCCATGGCTCACGGAACGTGTTCGAGTGTGGGCGTAGGGGGTCACTTCACAATT GGCGGCCTCGGACCAATCTCGCGCCTGTGGGGTACCTCTCTCGATCACGTAGTCCAAGTTGAAGTGGTAACAGCAGACGGAACCATCCGTACAGCGAGCCAGACGGAGAATACGGATCTCTTCTGGGCGCTGCGCGGTGCTGGAGCCAACTTCGGTATCGTCACCAAGTTCGTGGTGAAGACTCACCCGGAGCCCAACGGTATTGTCGAATACAGCTACAACTTTGCCTTTGGTACCCCAGGAAACATGTCGACTCTATACAGGGATTGGCAGGCGCTGATTGCTGATCCAACCCTTGATCGACGGTTTGCAAGCCTCTTTGTCGTCCAACCACTAGGCGTACTCATCACAGGAACCTTCTTCGGGACTGATGCAGAGTACCGCGCATCCGGAATCCCTGATCGACTCCCTGGGGCCAAGGATGGTGCTATCTGGCTGACGAACTGGATGGGCCACCTCTTACATGAAGCAGAAAGAGTGGGATGCGCAGCGATGAGTCTCCCTACGGCGTTCTACACCAAATCATTGGCCTTACGGAGGAAAGACAGACTAAACGAGACGGCTGTTAGCGACATATTCGCTTTCCTTGAGAACAAGAAGAGTCAAACGGCTcccttcgtcatcctcttcaacaccgAAGGCGGTGCAACGGCCGACACGGCGGGCAACGCGACCGCATACCCACACCGGGACAAGATAATGATGTACCAGTCCTACGGCGCCGGAGTGGGCAAAGTATCGGACTCAACACGGAGTCTTCTAGACGGCGTACACGAGCGGATCTTACGAGCGGCCCCGGGCGCCCGATCCACGTACGCCGGGTACGTGGACGGGTGGATGAACCGGACGGCGGCACAGAATCTCTACTGGGCGGACAACCTAGAGAGGCTGACGCGGGTAAAGAGGACGTGGGACCCGGAGGACGTGTTCAGCAATCCGCAAGGCGTGGAGCCGGCTGATCATGAGACGTGA
- a CDS encoding EKC/KEOPS complex subunit BUD32, with amino-acid sequence MSDYSFLPWYPRGIQKFLDASGSNYVALIDDQTVLKFPIVPPHEDESAYSAAGWKYRRRMREVSLRGLQIEEKILKRIGHHERIISVKGRHEDGLLLEYMPNGSVQRYLVSHPDTSLGQRLKWALQAAEGLTFVHSNQVVHCDITTGNLLLDLALNIKIGDFEGILLHPDGTAALDGGARYNTLSSMPRDDEDCCDYQTDRFALGTAIYSIMTGQRLFLDLDPVDEGGEVQRRFRAGEFPMLEDEKGGQVIRKCWMGEYESSAQVVDDIQSVLRASKPNGGDE; translated from the coding sequence ATGAGCGACTATTCCTTTCTCCCATGGTACCCTCGGGGGATTCAAAAATTCCTTGACGCAAGCGGAAGCAACTACGTGGCGCTTATTGATGACCAGACAGTACTCAAATTTCCCATTGTCCCGCCACATGAGGATGAGTCCGCTTACTCGGCTGCCGGCTGGAAATACAGGAGACGGATGAGGGAGGTCTCTTTGCGCGGGCTGCAGATTGAGGAAAAGATCCTCAAGAGGATAGGGCACCACGAGAGAATCATTTCTGTCAAGGGAAGACATGAAGatgggctcctcctcgaatACATGCCCAATGGTTCAGTCCAGAGATACCTCGTTTCGCATCCTGACACGTCACTTGGCCAAAGATTGAAATGGGCATTGCAAGCTGCCGAGGGTCTGACCTTTGTTCACTCCAACCAAGTTGTCCACTGCGACATAACAACCGGAAACCTCCTCTTGGACCTGGCTCTCAACATCAAGATTGGCGACTTTGAAGGAATTCTTCTTCATCCGGATGGGACCGCCGCTCTTGATGGAGGTGCCCGGTATAATACCCTTTCATCCATGCCCCGGGATGACGAAGACTGTTGTGATTACCAGACCGATCGTTTTGCTTTAGGGACAGCCATCTactccatcatgacaggCCAGAGACTGTTTCTAGATCTTGACCCTGTTGACGAAGGCGGCGAGGTGCAACGTCGCTTCAGGGCAGGCGAATTTCCCATGCTGGAAGACGAAAAGGGAGGTCAAGTCATCCGGAAGTGCTGGATGGGCGAATACGAGTCGTCAGCTCAAGTAGTTGATGATATACAAAGCGTACTCCGGGCATCAAAACCGAATGGCGGAGATGAATGA
- a CDS encoding Beta-lactamase domain-containing protein, producing MFINPSKTPRLVLGLLTLLSLSEAQTAHDCPLWGPIYPAPTNVLKSTIVTKAIDNLKQSLDAALSNGTLGAANASFHLEVFSTDQHLLNYSYAAPQIKDSLTAGLLNRDTVFRIGSVSKLVAVYTLLAATGMEYINDPVTKWVPELAAASVPDDSAVDAVRWQDITIGALAGHQAGLLKDFSVADLTFAYNASTEKQLGLPVLPNNEIPSCGSDTKLPACSRQEFFEGIKALHPVTAPFNMPIYSNPAFQILAYALEGITNKTFSEVFESSIVRPLHLNATYLSTPPVTDNLNAIIPGGEIESGWKIDVGDETSSAQGIMLSTGSDMAAIGQSILSSSLLSPVVTRRWLKPISNTPDGHFSVGMPWEIRRIETPAVPGASSKASGTRLVDLYTKNGGILAYYAQMALSPDHGLGFMVTIAGRPPISGPDRRSLEMNIINEMVTDIMVPAFEAAAAEQAIKNLAGTYVATDNSMEMTIVGLDGYMGLGVQNWTSGDLDLLVTYYAALSVADSVSSTSPRANLRLYPVGLHGGGKVAFRGVYGLNTNESVFGSRDEPWLGGCGAWAGVGEPPYGNVGLDDFVFDVDEDGRATAITARGARKTLQRKA from the exons ATGTTCATCAACCCTTCAAAGACACCGagacttgtccttggcctcttgaCTCTCCTCAGCTTGTCTGAGGCCCAGACCGCCCATGACTGCCCTCTATGGGGCCCTATTTATCCTGCTCCCACCAATGTACTCAAGTCAACCATTGTCACCAAAGCCATCGACAACTTGAAACAAAGCCTCGATGCAGCTTTGAGCAACGGGACTCTAGGCGCTGCCAACGCCTCCTTCCATCTCGAAGTCTTCTCCACGGATCAACATCTTCTCAACTACAGCTATGCCGCACCCCAGATCAAGGACTCACTCACCGCAGGCCTCCTGAACAGGGACACCGTCTTCCGGATTGGAAGCGTCTCCAAGCTGGTGGCGGTTTACACCCTATTGGCAGCCACTGGCATGGAGTACATCAACGATCCCGTCACGAAATGGGTCCCCGAACTCGCAGCTGCTTCCGTACCTGATGATAGCGCCGTTGATGCGGTGCGATGGCAGGATATCACGATCGGAGCTCTGGCAGGGCACCAGGCTGGCCTGTTGAAGGATT TTTCAGTTGCTGACCTTACCTTTGCCTACAACGCTTCCACTGAAAAGCAGCTCGGTCTTCCTGTCCTACCAAATAATGAGATCCCAAGTTGTGGCAGCGATACCAAATTGCCTGCCTGCTCGAGACAAG AATTCTTTGAAGGTATAAAGGCTCTCCACCCAGTGACAGCGCCGTTCAACATGCCCATCTACTCCAATCCCGCTTTCCAAATCCTAGCCTACGCCTTGGAGGGCATTACAAACAAGACCTTCTCTGAAGTCTTTGAGTCAAGCATTGTGCGCCCTCTTCACTTGAACGCCACGTACCTATCAACGCCACCGGTAACCGACAACCTGAATGCCATCATCCCCGGAGGCGAGATTGAAAGCGGTTGGAAGATTGATGTAGGAGATGAGACTTCGAGCGC TCAGGGCATTATGCTATCCACCGGATCTGACATGGCAGCCATCGGCCAGTCGATTCTTTCCTCATCTCTTTTATCCCCAGTGGTGACGCGCCGGTGGCTGAAGCCCATATCCAACACCCCAGATGGCCATTTCTCAGTCGGCATGCCCTGGGAAATTCGACGAATAGAAACCCCCGCGGTTCCAGGTGCATCGTCCAAGGCATCGGGGACCCGCCTGGTTGATCTCTACACCAAAAACGGCGGAATTCTGGCCTACTATGCCCAGATGGCCCTCTCGCCCGATCATGGACTTGGGTTTATGGTCACCATAGCTGGCAGGCCCCCAATTAGTGGACCAGATCGAAGGTCTCTTGAGATGAATATCATCAACGAGATGGTGACAGACATAATGGTCCCAGCCTTTgaggctgccgccgctgagcaggccatcaagaacctTGCGGGTACGTACGTTGCGACTGATAACTCTATGGAGATGACGATTGTTGGTCTGGACGGATATATGGGCCTTGGAGTCCAGAATTGGACTTCGGGAGACCTTGACTTGCTCGTCACATACTATGCAGCCCTGTCGGTGGCCGATTCTGTGTCCAGCACAAGTCCAAGGGCGAATCTGCGCCTCTACCCTGTCGGACTTCACGGAGGCGGCAAAGTGGCTTTCAGGGGCGTATACGGTCTAAACACCAACGAAAGCGTATTTGGTTCAAGAGATgagccttggcttggcggTTGTGGTGCCTGGGCTGGGGTTGGCGAACCGCCATACGGCAACGTTGGGCTCGACGACTTTGtgtttgatgttgacgaggatgggAGGGCTACCGCTATCACGGCTCGAGGGGCAAGGAAGACTCTTCAGAGGAAGGCATAG
- a CDS encoding Zn(2)-C6 fungal-type domain-containing protein, which yields MGHRKRAFHPRKRTDCITCKIRRVRCDEQKPSCNRCLSTGRKCDGYADNNSTELPSPPPSANTPSSETRIPRRNATISMSLGLPLPRRNDQELRSYRFFLDVTASEFAGVFDADFWLTDIPRTCHSDPAIWHAVVSLGAAHQGYLASRGSGRAGSTSPFAVHQYNQAVKHLVHLPSSRTPPEERWRALIASVLFTYLCSIQGLHSQSGVHLAAAKSLLRELQNSNPSQSKLNATRVNQSKVPEYLTASSVSYKAVLSIIASLELQSQALNNRNANEAPELLRDVDAYTAWRYYTAPNPTESSRICQHSRCVPSRATPESIARAGRAFQSLLDALILLSQRIRPDKAGTLGGADKAIENPISQQQPYTRAFHELNTALNMFVSDSSGDCLCFGPPDQLSSSTQHRNKAIDSLRVFRAVCHPLLDYLMGDSHTDLKAHAIQLLNMAESVFGNEARHERSGAREFFPSLSITQPVFVVAATGPTLALRRRAMALLRQYPRREGLWDSLFTAAFLEACLEHEIALFRDARGGEMAGQAGLDEVEVIPESCQVRWAVFRFTGAHTARVKMQTLAEWLDDGPGREAPLTW from the exons ATGGGTCATAGGAAGCGTGCCTTTCACCCCCGAAAAAGAACGGATTGCATTACTTGCAA GATACGAAGAGTGCGGTGTGACGAGCAAAAGCCGTCGTGCAATCGCTGCCTCTCCACTGGCCGAAAGTGTGACGGATATGCAGACAACAACAGCACTGAGCTGCCATCCCCTCCACCTTCAGCAAACACCCCGTCCTCTGAGACCCGGATACCCAGGCGAAACGCTACTATTTCCATGTCCTTGGgattgccattgccaaggaGAAATGACCAAGAACTCCGTAGCTACCGCTTCTTCCTAGATGTCACAGCCTCCGAGTTTGCCGGCGTCTTCGATGCCGACTTTTGGCTGACTGATATACCGCGCACTTGCCACTCGGATCCAGCCATCTGGCACGCCGTGGTGAGTCTTGGAGCGGCGCACCAAGGTTATCTTGCAAGCCGGGGCTCTGGTCGTGCGGGTTCAACCTCGCCCTTTGCAGTGCATCAGTATAACCAGGCTGTCAAGCACCTCGTCCATCTGCCATCTTCACGGACGCCACCCGAAGAAAGATGGAGGGCGCTGATTGCGAGTGTGTTGTTCACCTATCTATGCAGTATTCAAGGTCTACACTCTCAATCTGGAGTCCATCTTGCAGCGGCAAAGAGTCTGTTGAGAGAGCTGCAAAACTCTAACCCAAGCCAATCCAAGCTGAACGCAACCCGAGTAAACCAATCCAAAGTGCCTGAATACCTCACAGCCAGCTCAGTGTCGTATAAAGCCGTCCTCTCCATCATTGCCAGCCTTGAACTCCAGTCTCAAGCTCTCAACAATCGCAACGCAAACGAAGCACCTGAGCTTCTCAGGGATGTTGACGCGTATACCGCTTGGCGATACTATACTGCACCGAACCCGACCGAGTCTTCAAGGATCTGCCAACATAGCAGATGTGTGCCGTCTCGAGCGACACCGGAGAGCATTGCGCGTGCTGGAAGGGCGTTTCAATCGTTGCTCGATGCGCTGATACTCTTATCACAACGTATCCGACCAGACAAAGCTGGGACTCTTGGAGGTGCTGATAAAGCGATTGAGAATCCCAtcagccagcagcaacccTATACTCGAGCCTTTCACGAGTTGAATACGGCTCTCAATATGTTTGTTTCGGACAGTTCGGGCGACTGTCTGTGCTTCGGGCCGCCAGACCAactctcatcctcgacgcAACACCGAAATAAGGCGATAGACTCCCTCCGAGTCTTTCGAGCAGTATGCCACCCGCTGTTAGACTACCTCATGGGTGACTCGCACACCGATCTCAAAGCACACGCCATCCAGCTGCTGAACATGGCCGAGTCCGTATTTGGGAATGAGGCTAGGCACGAAAGATCTGGCGCAAGAGAATTCTTCCCCTCGCTTTCGATCACGCAGCCAGTCTTTGTGGTAGCTGCTACTGGCCCGACTCTGGCGTTGCGGCGCCGTGCTATGGCGCTACTGAGGCAGTATCCTCGACGCGAAGGCCTGTGGGACAGCTTATTTACcgcagccttcttggaggcGTGTCTTGAGCACGAGATTGCGCTGTTTCGGGATGCAAGGGGAGGGGAAATGGCTGGTCAAGCCGGGCTTGACGAGGTAGAAGTCATTCCCGAAAGCTGCCAAGTGCGCTGGGCCGTTTTCAGATTCACGGGGGCACACACGGCGCGTGTGAAGATGCAGACTTTGGCGGAatggcttgatgatgggCCTGGACGAGAAGCGCCATTGACATGGTGA
- a CDS encoding Protein kinase domain-containing protein: MASESSNNYRERAHTRDRVIIQDYGQFLNSATASLVLPTDKKEESESDRLQMVHDLFQAVNWAKFSGGLLVNAISMDFSVLGGSLLARGGFFQAHRYPGQRVAKYPLIPDDTGILPKSTYKSLLKELRILCHAPLKEHDNIVQLISVQWARIDPVAHSWIPVFLLEEAQHGSLQQYVLSEKPDIKTCLQLSQEIGSGLQALHASGVVHGDLKFQNVLVFDLGDGRVRAKLSDFGSSVIKAKDHRTVTLTTGTPPWTSPEHNEPVHSGLLCGTDTYSYGLLVWKLCLPGQSPFDGQDSEDIWRRKKSDLILGEAVVSLEEGYRKAMLLAGQAASGTRFQSYMLAVSIPRRSLQHCLSASIEKRDLDKAVESLHYSPDASMGDLPNPKKSDVGEDEGLFAKSSLMVSHLLLFDVPRSVKAMLHQCLTEITENPKAVDWITGIESLFQLSLQTFDGFGQTEDSMASAVSLMRNAAMAGEPIAQVMLGQFYEASGVVMDATMRNECETLLVQGVENGSLLARIWLHRYNPEALRKAEQNQAQKVAGVSLGKENDSRFHLKDMIDGLFSECAFTSMSSLLSAVPRMQSMWLGQRRNSLLHTGAAFGVNPDRFRAFLGLLRSIINTRDNDGNTPLLLAVRFAHIEIAKLLLENGADASLTNNRGETPWHWLAAIEKLEDIIGLVKLLKRHGKSVLNATAEPPHRFIDIFGITYGGTALHWAVELGMTGLARTLVSCGADIQNAFKGVTPVDIAIRRNKPEILRVFLEELRQRGETLAQPILPFMLDRTGKSNSIGTLFENYVVQAIALHPFHERLAYGGKGWADALRHTLFVLREFDLASKVPISALPQLLCSTGNSTVFLKMLSEEDFLEGGSDQAKFWADVAEKIIATADTANVLYAMKRAQAYSADGRIPNAEKLLDLCTESFGCDGTVVDVIASEDIKMDFLTQQSRTPLMRAILNRNFEIASTLIQHGADVNAMWKPIDPNSPDKEHPGVNILFEYLTTNLDTALAPLRYLLEPLHSKKDLVPSFIVMPSKNKTALHLACRYGNPLIVGYILKKFNTPYHLDFIDNEGFTALHFAVFHGHADVARQLCEKRARVDILAGDESVNPEGRCNALDYCHCLRGPDISCLQETHGIVRDREDVYLGRLEIAKMLVRERRAVRTVGSKDDDDMVWSLKLCLYAAQNNMNRLLKVALEDLRNDPESDMPWQDALDLLLADAALRSQAGSTRLLVEYGANVNQVLRGDEKMTLLHQVVANRDAEMAYLLLRAGAEVNVYDKAGKTPLSYGLQCQDLPTWRVLKHFDGTITLERDSMAQILAKNMGGGIERAMAFLQDRNVHMIATLAGELSDDDTAYESDAAEGKEEGTDED, translated from the exons ATGGCCTCCGAGTCGTCCAACAACTATCGCGAGCGCGCCCACACTCGTGATCGcgtcatcatccaagacTACGGTCAGTTCCTCAACTCGGCAACTGCGAGTTTGGTATTACCAACGGACAAAAAGGAAGAGTCCGAGTCCGACCGACTTCAAATGGTGCATGATCTCTTCCAGGCCGTGAACTGGGCAAAGTTCTCTGGGGGTTTACTCGTCAACGCCATTAGCATGGACTTCTCGGTCTTGGGAGGCTCCTTACTTGCGCGGGGTGGGTTCTTCCAAGCTCACCGCTACCCTGGCCAGAGAGTTGCAAAGTATCCCTTAATCCCCGACGACACTGGTATTCTTCCCAAGAGCACCTACAAGTCTCTGTTGAAAGAGCTGCGAATCCTTTGCCATGCTCCGCTCAAGGAACACGACAACATCGTCCAGCTAATCTCCGTCCAATGGGCCCGGATTGATCCAGTTGCGCACTCGTGGATTCCAGTGTTTCTTTTGGAGGAGGCTCAACATGGGTCTCTTCAGCAGTACGTCTTGTCGGAGAAGCCCGATATCAAGACTTGTTTACAGCTCAGCCAAGAGATTGGGAGCGGTCTACAGGCCCTTCACGCCAGCGGGGTCGTCCACGGAGATCTGAAATTTCAGAATGTTCTCGTCTTCGATCTGGGAGACGGGCGAGTGAGGGCAAAATTGTCCGACTTTGGTAGTTCTGttatcaaggccaaggatcaCCGGACGGTTACCCTCACTACGGGAACTCCCCCGTGGACCTCACCAGAGCACAACGAGCCGGTTCATAGCGGTTTGCTGTGCGGCACAGATACGTATTCGTATGGTCTTCTTGTGTGGAAGCTCTGTCTCCCGGGCCAAAGTCCGTTTGACGGCCAGGACAGTGAAGATATCTGGCGGCGGAAGAAAAGTGACCTGATCCTCGGCGAAGCGGTCGTGTCTCTCGAAGAAGGCTACCGGAAGGCCATGCTCCTTGCAGGCCAGGCAGCCAGCGGTACTCGCTTTCAGTCGTACATGCTGGCCGTGTCGATACCTCGACGATCTCTTCAACACTGTCTTTCCGCTTCGATAGAGAAAAGGGACCTCGATAAGGCGGTGGAGTCACTGCACTATAGCCCAGATGC GTCTATGGGAGATCTTCCCAACCCGAAGAAGAGTGACGTTGGCGAAGACGAGGGATTGTTCGCAAAAAGTTCT TTGATGGTTAGCCACCTACTGCTGTTCGACGTGCCCAGGAGTGTCAAGGCCATGCTTCATCAGTGTCTAACCGAAATTACCGAAAATCCCAAAGCAGTGGACTGGATCACCGGGATCGAGTCCTTGTTCCAGCTTAGTCTCCAAACTTTCGATGGTTTTGGGCAGACGGAGGACAGCATGGCTTCCGCAGTGTCCTTGATGAGAAATGCCGCTATGGCAGGCGAACCCATCGCCCAAGTGATGTTGGGGCAGTTCTACGAAGCCTCCggggtggtgatggatgcTACGATGAGAAACGAGTGCGAGACGCTATTGGTTCAAGGGGTTGAAAACGGCTCACTTCTTGCACGAATCTGGCTGCATCGTTACAACCCTGAAGCATTGCGAAAGGCTGAACAAAATCAGGCCCAAAAAGTAGCTGGAGTGTCGCTGGGGAAAGAGAATGACTCCAGGTTCCACCTCAAAGACATGATCGACGGGCTATTCAGCGAATGCGCTTTTACTTCAATGTCCAGCCTACTTTCAGCAGTTCCGAGGATGCAGAGCATGTGGTTGGGTCAACGGAGGAACTCACTCTTGCATACCGGGGCTGCTTTTGGGGTGAATCCCGATCGGTTTCGGGCATTCCTGGGACTGTTGCGCAGTATCATCAACACCAGAGATAACGATGGTAACACACCACTCCTGCTTGCAGTTCGGTTTGCTCATATCGAGATCGCCAAGCTTTTGCTTGAGAACGGAGCAGATGCTTCGTTGACAAATAACCGAGGAGAAACCCCTTGGCATTGGCTTGCTGCCATCGAGAAGCTGGAAGACATCATCGGCCTAGTAAAGCTTTTGAAACGGCATGGAAAGAGTGTCCTCAACGCCACAGCAGAGCCGCCACATCGCTTCATCGACATATTCGGCATCACCTATGGAGGCACAGCCCTGCACTGGGCCGTAGAGCTGGGGATGACTGGACTCGCAAGGACACTCGTCTCATGCGGGGCAGATATCCAAAACGCCTTCAAGGGAGTAACACCGGTGGATATTGCCATTCGGAGGAACAAACCGGAGATCCTCCGCGTATTTCTTGAGGAGTTACGTCAAAGAGGCGAAACTCTCGCCCAGCCGATTCTCCCTTTTATGCTCGACCGGACTGGTAAGAGCAACTCCATTGGCACATTGTTCGAGAATTACGTTGTCCAGGCCATAGCCCTTCATCCATTTCACGAACGGCTGGCGTATGGAGGTAAAGGCTGGGCTGACGCCTTGAGGCACACTCTGTTTGTCCTTCGCGAATTTGACTTGGCTTCGAAAGTCCCAATATCGGCACTCCCTCAGCTCCTATGTTCAACGGGGAACAGCACCGTTTTCTTGAAAATGCTTTCCGAAGAAGATTTTCTGGAAGGTGGGAGTGACCAGGCAAAGTTCTGGGCCGATGTCGCAGAGAAGATCATCGCAACAGCTGACACCGCAAATGTCTTGTATGCCATGAAGCGTGCTCAGGCATACTCTGCCGACGGCCGCATTCCGAACGCAGAGAAGCTCCTGGACCTCTGTACAGAGAGTTTCGGATGTGACGGAACTGTAGTGGATGTGATTGCCAGTGAGGACATCAAGATGGATTTCCTTACACAGCAGTCCCGGACACCCCTAATGAGAGCAATTTTGAACCGGAATTTTGAGATTGCTTCTACTCTCATCCAGCATGGGGCCGACGTCAACGCCATGTGGAAGCCGATTGATCCCAATTCGCCTGACAAAGAGCATCCTGGTGTGAACATTCTCTTCGAGTATCTCACGACCAACCTAGATACAGCCTTGGCGCCGCTGAGGTACCTCCTCGAACCATTGCACTCGAAGAAAGACTTGGTTCCATCGTTCATTGTGATGCCCAGCAAGAACAAAACCGCGCTGCACCTGGCTTGCCGATACGGAAACCCCCTAATCGTGGGCTATATCCTCAAGAAGTTCAATACCCCATACCACCTCGACTTCATTGACAACGAAGGTTTCACGGCATTGCACTTTGCGGTTTTTCACGGCCACGCCGACGTTGCAAGACAGCTCTGTGAAAAACGCGCGCGAGTCGACATCCTCGCAGGGGACGAATCTGTGAACCCCGAAGGCCGCTGCAACGCCCTAGACTACTGCCATTGCCTGCGCGGCCCAGATATCAGTTGTCTGCAAGAAACCCACGGCATAGTTCGAGACCGTGAGGATGTCTACCTGGGTCGCTTGGAAATCGCAAAAATGCTGGTACGCGAGCGTCGGGCCGTTCGCACGGTTGGCTcaaaggacgacgacgacatggttTGGTCCCTCAAGCTGTGTTTATACGCGGCGCAGAACAACATGAATCGTCTCCTGAAAGTTGCGCTGGAAGACCTCCGAAACGATCCCGAGTCTGACATGCCATGGCAAGATGCGTTAGACCTGCTTCTCGCTGACGCTGCGCTAAGGAGCCAAGCTGGCAGCACAAGACTTCTCGTCGAATATGGCGCGAATGTGAACCAGGTGCTCCGTGGAGATGAGAAAATGACACTCCTTCACCAAGTTGTTGCGAATAGGGATGCCGAAATGGCCTACCTGCTTTTGCGGGCTGGTGCTGAGGTGAATGTGTACGATAAGGCAGGCAAGACGCCCCTCTCGTATGGTCTTCAGTGCCAGGATCTGCCTACATGGCGAGTGCTAAAACATTTCGATGGGACGATCACGCTGGAGAGAGATTCCATGGCTCAAATTCTGGCGAAGAACATGGGCGGAGGTATCGAGCGTGCGATGGCGTTTCTGCAGGACCGGAATGTTCATATGATTGCTACGTTGGCAGGGGAGCTCAGTGATGATGACACAGCGTACGAGAGTGATGCCGCTGAGGGGAAAGAAGAGGGAACGGATGAGGACTGA